The following proteins are encoded in a genomic region of Gossypium hirsutum isolate 1008001.06 chromosome D05, Gossypium_hirsutum_v2.1, whole genome shotgun sequence:
- the LOC107906108 gene encoding DEAD-box ATP-dependent RNA helicase 20 — protein MINRKKKLESTTSYSKQEGKRRWPLFHVSVDYWPIYHSTAPKMSRYDSRSGDPTSYRDRRSDSGFGGASAYDGSVWSSSSRRDYDGAEPPRKLDLDGLTPFEKNFYIESPSVAAMSDAEVEDYRRRREITVEGRDVPKPVNSFRDIGFPDYVLQEITKAGFVEPTAIQAQGWPMALKGRDLIGIAETGSGKTLAYLLPSIVHVNAQPILAPGDGPIVLVLAPTRELAVQIQQEAAKFGASSRIKNTCIYGGVPKGPQVRDLQKGVEIVIATPGRLIDMLESNHTNLRRVTYLVLDEADRMLDMGFEPQIRKIVSQIRPDRQTLYWSATWPKEVEQLARQFLYNPYKVVIGSADLKANHAIRQHVNIVSESQKYNKLVKLLEDIMDGSRILIFMDTKKGCDQITRQLRMDGWPTLSIHGDKSQAERDWVLSEFKAGKSPIMTATDVAARGLDVKDVKYVINYDFPGSLEDYVHRIGRTGRAGAKGTAYTFFTAANARFAKELIAILEEAGQKVSPELAAMGRGAPPPPSGHGGFRDRGKGYSGGRPWS, from the exons atgataaatagaaaaaaaaagctcGAAAGTACAACGTCTTACAGCAAGCAGGAGGGTAAGAGGCGGTGGCCATTATTCCACGTGTCAGTTGATTACTGGCCTATTTATCACTCTACGG CACCGAAAATGAGTCGATACGATAGCCGTTCCGGCGATCCCACCTCTTACCGCGATCGTAGAAG TGACTCAGGGTTTGGTGGGGCTTCAGCTTATGACGGTTCAGTGTGGTCCTCATCAAGCAGAAGGGATTATGATGGTGCTGAACCGCCTAGGAAGTTGGATTTGGATGGGTTGACCCCTTTTGAGAAGAATTTTTATATTGAGTCACCATCAGTGGCGGCAATGTCTGATGCGGAGGTTGAGGATTATCGGCGGCGAAGGGAAATTACGGTTGAAGGTCGTGATGTTCCAAAGCCTGTGAATAGTTTTCGTGACATCGGGTTTCCAG ACTATGTACTGCAAGAAATCACAAAAGCTGGATTTGTTGAACCAACAGCCATACAAGCTCAAGGCTGGCCGATGGCTTTGAAGGGCCGTGATCTCATTGGTATTGCTGAAACAGGGTCAGGGAAGACTCTTGCCTATTTATTGCCCTCAATTGTCCATGTCAATGCACAGCCAATTTTAG CTCCTGGAGATGGTCCTATTGTACTAGTCTTAGCTCCGACACGCGAGCTTGCAGTTCAAATACAACAAGAGGCTGCTAAGTTTGGTGCATCATCAAGGATCAAGAATACATGCATATACGGAGGGGTTCCAAAGGGACCTCAAGTCCGTGATCTCCAGAAAG GTGTTGAGATTGTTATTGCTACACCAGGGAGGTTGATAGATATGTTGGAGTCAAATCACACAAATTTGCGAAGAGTTACATATTTAGTGTTGGATGAGGCAGATCGGATGTTGGATATGGGGTTTGAACCTCAGATAAGGAAAATCGTTTCTCAG ATCCGCCCTGACCGTCAAACTTTGTATTGGAGCGCGACTTGGCCGAAGGAGGTTGAACAGTTGGCAAGGCAGTTTCTTTACAACCCATACAAA GTGGTAATTGGATCTGCAGATTTAAAGGCTAACCATGCAATTCGCCAACATGTTAACATTGTTTCAGAGAGTCAGAAATATAACAA ATTGGTGAAGCTGCTCGAGGATATCATGGATGGCAGCAGAATTTTGATTTTCATGGATACCAAGAAGGGTTGTGACCAAATCACTAGGCAACTTCGCATGGATGGTTGGCCTACTCTGTCAATTCATGGAGATAAAAGTCAAGCAGAAAGGGATTGGGTCCTTTCAGAGTTTAAAGCTGGCAAGAGCCCTATAATGACTGCAACAGATGTTGCAGCTCGTGGTTTAG ATGTGAAAGATGTGAAGTATGTAATCAATTATGACTTCCCGGGATCTCTCGAGGATTATGTCCATCGCATTGGTCGAACAGGGAGGGCAGGGGCAAAAGGAACAGCCTATACTTTCTTCACAGCTGCAAATGCAAGATTTGCGAAAGAACTTATTGCCATACTTGAGGAAGCTGGCCAGAAGGTCAGTCCTGAATTGGCAGCAATGGGACGCGGTGCACCTCCTCCCCCATCAG GTCATGGTGGTTTTCGAGACCGAGGTAAGGGATACAGTGGCGGTCGCCCATGGAGCTGA